The genomic interval GAAAAAAAAAAAATAACTTGTTGATCCATATCCTTTTACCCCGATTTCCATATTTATTCGTGGTTTTTCCGGCTTAGGATGAGACAGAGATATATTTATTTTTATAAAATGAATAAAAGAAATGAAGTTTTAACCCACGCTACGCCTTTTCTAGCAAACCAACCACTCCACGAAAGATCCTACTTTTTTTGGAATTATAGATTGGCGATTGGAATGAACAATTTAGAAATCGTGATGATGAACTCCCCAAATATATGGTATGGAGTTTTGAAAAAAAGGGGGGGGGAGATCCTTCTGAGCGAATCATATCATTCCAATCTATTGACAATTAAAAAAAAAACTGTTTATACTAAGAACATAGCATAACGGCGGTCGGGAAAGTGGGCCCCCATCGTCTAGTGGTCCAGGACATCTCTCTTTCAAGGAGGCAACGGGGATTCGACTTCCCCTGGGGGTAGGGTACTACGAAAGGAAGGTGATCATGGATCATCTAAAAAGAATCAAATTGATTCTTCCTGGGTCGATGCCCGAGTGGTTAATGGGGACGGACTGTAAATTCGTTGGCAATATGTCTACGCTGGTTCAAATCCAGCTCGGCCCAATAATTTGCCGATCCACCATAAAAAGATATAACCATTTGTTGTTCTCCGGAAATGGCCGATATGCTCAGATATGGGAGAAAATAAAATGTGATAAATCTTTAGGGATCTTTTTTTACGGACCATATATACATATAAAATTCAAATCTTGTTAATGATCTAGATCCTTATTAGGATCTCTAAGTATAATATAAAAAACGATTAAATAAAAAAAAGATAAAAAAAAAGACTCTTTCTTTATTTAATTTCTTTTGTATTGATGGATTCATTTTTCAATTGATTTGGCAATAATGAATGAAGGGATTACAAGTAATCCATGTCGATCTCTAAAGTGCGTATTGATATATCAATTCAATAAATATATCTATTTATATAATTGAATAATAATAAAAATAATGGATATATGATACGTCTCTGTCAGTTAATTAAAGCAAACGATTCTATAATCTAAAATAATAAAAACAAAAGGTTTGAATGAAAGCATAAGAATTTCTATGCTGTACGCCCCTTTCCTGGGATTGTAGTTCAATTGGTCAGAGCACCGCCCTGTCAAGGCGGAAGCTGCGGGTTCGAGCCCCGTCAGTCCCGAATGAATAAAAATCCAAAAAAAGACACCAATTTGTATGTGAAAGGGAATCCTAATAACAAAAAAATATCATTCCTAAGAGGGATCCCCTCTTTTTTGCTTCGTGGGAACCCTTATCTAATTTGAAATTCAAAAGTTAAAAAAAAAAAAAGAATTTTTGATTGCATCAGAAACGACATTTTTTGAATTTGGTATGGATAAAAGATCTTCCTATGTTATACTATTCCATTCTCGACGATGAATCGATTTGATAGCTTAGCTTAGATATTGTTATTCATGATATTATATTGGTTCTATTTGATATCATCGAGATGTGATTTAGACCATTGAATTTGCTGACGAAAGATTTACCATCTCTATGGGATTAGATCCCGAGTTATTTATTGGAAATAAAAGAAAAAAAGCATAGAGATTATGGAAGTAAATATTCTGGCATTTATTGCTACTGCACTGTTCATTCTAGTTCCCACTGCCTTTTTACTTATAATTTATGTAAAGACGGTAAGTCAAAGTGACTAATTTGACTTAAAACATGATTTCATTTCTTAATTCATGTCAATACAGTGAATGAAAAAAAAGATTCTATTTTTGCTTAAGATTTAATAAATGAAATAATCGGACTAGAAGCAACAGAATTCTATAAAATCTGGATAGATAATATGGTAGAAAGAAATCAATTTGATTTCTTTCTACCATATTATCTATATTATCTATTCTATAATTGTAGTGCAAAAAGTTTTACTCTATAATATAATATGGATCAATCTACAATATGTATCTAAATATTCAGATCGACCTTCTTATATATAGACTTATATATATCGAATTTCAATTCCATTACATCATTATATCTAATGTACATAGTAGCTCCAATTTTTTCTTTATTTCATCCATTTTTTGTATTGGTTCCACTAAAATATATATGTAATAATCCAAAAGCAACTCTTATTTTTGCTATTCAAATTTATGGGTTTCTGATTCTTAATATCAATCCCGGCCCGGTATCATATAAAAAAATTGAGTAATACTTTTAGCATTTCCAAGAAGTAATTGATTAAATAGTTGGAATAGTTGTAATAGTTAACAAATGATCGGTAGTTTCTACGAGAAGCTTTTTCTGTATTTTGAAAAGATTGGTAGTCAACCCCAATCTTTTTTACATTTTAACCATGATTGCAAATAAATGAGTTCAATAAAGAACTTAGAAATCCAACTTTGAAAAGAGGGGAAAAAAGGGAAAAGGGGTGTTAAAGGGGGTTCCGCGGTTACTCATTTTCGATATATAACTTTGGTAAGAGCCAGTTCATCTAAATAGAAATCTTAGGAAGAATTAGGTTGGAATAGGAAAAAATTTCCTATCTTTTTTTCATCCCCTTAACAAGAATAAGGTAATAATTTCACTATTTGGGTGATTGACAGAGTATTTTGTATTTAGTATGCATAGAATACATTACACCACTCAAATAAAATAGACTTCCGAAATGCGGATATATTTGAATTAAAGGAATTGGTATGGTATTAATTAAAAGGAAATGAAAAATATTCAATAGAAAAATTTAATAACCCAGCTAGAAAACAATTGATACAGTTGGATCCCCCACCCCAATTAGTCGTACCTTTAAAGTCCACTTCTTCCCCATACTACGAGAGAAAGGGAAAATGTGAAAACTACCATTAAAGCAGCCCAAGCAAGATTTACTATATCCATGTGAATTTTTTCTCCTATCTCTATAAAAAATATCACTATGAAGGAATTATTTTACTATTGTTCACTAATTCTTGTTGTTTTTTTTTGGTATTAATCTAATCACTGAGAATACTAGAAACTATAATAACTATATATATTTATTTAAATCGCTGGTACAGAGTCAAAGGGGGATTCGATTCTGCACTAAAACTATTATATTAACACGAAACAATTCAATAAATTCTATTAGAACATCAAACAAGTTTTG from Arachis hypogaea chloroplast, complete genome carries:
- the psbM gene encoding photosystem II protein M is translated as MEVNILAFIATALFILVPTAFLLIIYVKTVSQSD
- the petN gene encoding cytochrome b6/f complex subunit VIII; protein product: MDIVNLAWAALMVVFTFSLSLVVWGRSGL